In a genomic window of Saccharomyces paradoxus chromosome X, complete sequence:
- the BNA1 gene encoding 3-hydroxyanthranilate 3,4-dioxygenase (3-hydroxyanthranilic acid dioxygenase~similar to YJR025C): protein MFNTTPINIDKWLKENEGLLKPPVNNYCLHKGGFTVMIVGGPNERTDYHINPTPEWFYQKKGSMLLKVVDETDAEPKFIDITINEGDSYLLPGNVPHSPVRFADTVGIVVEQDRPGGENDKIRWYCSHCSQVVHESELQMLDLGTQVKEAILDFENDVEKRTCFHCKTLNYARPQSH from the coding sequence ATGTTTAACACTACACCAATAAATATTGACAAATGGTTGAAGGAGAATGAAGGTCTCTTGAAACCACCGGTGAATAATTATTGCTTACATAAAGGGGGGTTCACTGTGATGATTGTTGGTGGGCCCAATGAAAGAACCGACTATCACATCAATCCAACCCCAGAATggttttatcaaaaaaaagggtcTATGCTTTTGAAAGTTGTGGATGAGACCGACGCTGAACCAAAGTTCATTGATATTACCATCAATGAGGGCGATTCATATTTATTGCCAGGAAATGTTCCTCACAGTCCTGTCCGGTTTGCTGATACTGTGGGTATTGTTGTGGAACAAGATAGGCCTGGAGGAGAAAACGATAAGATAAGATGGTACTGTTCACACTGTAGCCAAGTAGTCCATGAAAGTGAACTGCAAATGTTAGACTTGGGCACCCAGGTGAAAGAAGCCATTTTAGACTTTGAAAATGACGTCGAAAAAAGAACGTGTTTCCATTGCAAGACATTAAATTATGCACGCCCTCAATCTCATTAA
- the RBH2 gene encoding Rbh2p (similar to YJR030C) — protein MDLFNKEEASFETLLKRLRVVCESHSRYHGSSLDPMVKVGNEMSKISGYLKCILRKHAAARDDASLTQSSENPYKSFLKDAQILDLYHNLLFGCMHLLLDANMSYFRMNSQKLFTVLLFKVYYKLRDIYYVTNEVRLGSLISAFIYKFKSCYNSISCNSLKYGGVRDIMSREFSLTNHRPIDSKQIIKRAYYRLDVKKLAINNKLVEIFELDNGGIAIFEVLSGEMPYTLQTIGNLFQSLASGNHDLMNVGRLLLFRPFKSGDLKVVRLDDNGAKLKTPIDNGIVLRLTCKDPIQWQEHWRHAIRNLFDSAATNEYKKSEGEISQHFHIRHNRFNHTFPKKNDDMHIGSIRPSDTICNGRTLHRSIPLPGSLSSLIETSSESPEEESMSVMSERAAVDNDSDLDTSLKDIESLSYEKLIELDKSIQVPLSPKQMDTPTLKNVRTASQTFSLESVSPELIESVASEIDDSDSIISEDGKDKSGKDLFDQDIDFYKPTLYRRKSSSLLSIFTKNKNNLTIDIPKNHSRSLFSLPGDQRLVTPVSASPHDDDVDETYVSFPLSVNTSGGVVFFENDSVKVSLWNGKSWVPLSKDILCLSLILSGDNEILLIIYKDFEREKCKLVVNLEPTWKCNRSTAQDVQLRIPSSDFKASVCGTLHDLTLSVRCTQAAKLVNVLQYQLQNSQISSLSPSTTTGTLSTISSSSCYSRNVTRSSTENSELANMKDSSESINSSLLLSSIKVRQHVKTKSNIWKPSRVGFTDIFSQEYKGAIVAIKFVICSDAEGTLYPREYNSRLHDIKRLGRTGLSFTDQKEAYLLEFKNQDVVDHVYKLILPFNASWQSC, from the coding sequence ATGGATTTATTTAACAAGGAAGAAGCGAGCTTCGAGACTCTGCTAAAAAGATTACGCGTTGTCTGTGAATCCCATAGCAGATATCATGGTTCGAGTTTGGACCCAATGGTTAAAGTTGGCAACGAGATGAGTAAAATTAGCGGTTACTTGAAATGCATTTTGAGAAAACATGCAGCAGCCCGTGACGATGCTTCTCTAACACAATCCAGTGAGAATCCTTACAAGAGTTTTCTCAAAGATGCGCAAATACTTGATTTGTATCACaatcttttatttggtTGTATGCATTTGCTTCTTGATGCTAATATGTCATATTTTAGGATGAATTCCCAAAAGCTCTTTACGGTATTACTATTCAAGGTCTATTATAAGTTGAGGGATATTTACTACGTCACAAATGAAGTGCGACTCGGTTCCTTAATTAGCGCGTTTATATACAAATTTAAGAGTTGCTATAACTCTATTAGTTGTAACTCGCTGAAATATGGAGGCGTTCGTGACATTATGTCACGTGAATTTTCCCTGACAAATCATCGGCCAATTGATTCGAAGCAGATTATAAAAAGAGCATATTACAGACTGGATGTAAAGAAGTTAGCGATCAATAATAAGTTAgttgaaatctttgaatTGGATAATGGGGGGATAGCGATATTTGAGGTTCTTTCTGGCGAAATGCCATATACGTTACAAACCATTGGTAACCTGTTCCAATCCCTTGCGTCGGGAAACCATGACTTAATGAACGTTGGGAGGTTGTTGCTATTTCGACCATTTAAGTCCGGCGATCTTAAGGTGGTCAGACTTGATGATAATGGAGCTAAACTAAAGACACCGATAGACAATGGCATCGTGTTGAGGTTAACTTGCAAAGATCCTATTCAATGGCAAGAACACTGGAGGCATGCTATTAGAAACCTTTTCGATTCAGCAGCTACTAatgaatacaaaaaatcAGAAGGTGAAATTTCTCAACATTTCCATATAAGACATAACAGATTCAACCATACTTTTCCCAAAAAGAATGATGATATGCATATTGGCTCTATTAGGCCATCAGATACAATATGCAATGGCCGTACATTGCATAGGTCAATACCTCTACCGGGAAGCTTGTCTTCCTTAATAGAGACGTCTAGTGAATCCCCTGAGGAAGAGTCGATGTCGGTCATGAGTGAAAGGGCAGCAGTCGATAACGATTCGGATCTTGACACCTCGCTGAAAGATATTGAATCTTTAAGTTACGAAAAGCTAATTGAATTAGATAAGAGCATTCAAGTACCTCTTTCGCCCAAACAAATGGATACGCCTACCTTAAAAAACGTTAGAACAGCTTCTCAAACTTTCAGCCTGGAGAGTGTCTCCCCCGAATTAATAGAAAGTGTTGCGTCTGAAATTGATGATTCTGATAGTATAATTTCTGAAGATGGAAAGGATAAAAGTGGCAAAGATTTGTTCGATCAAGACATCGATTTCTATAAGCCAACGCTTTATCGGCGCAAATCTTCATCTCTACTAAGTATCTTCacaaaaaacaaaaataatcTTACGATTGATATTCCCAAAAATCACTCAAGATCTTTGTTTAGTTTGCCAGGAGATCAACGATTAGTTACTCCGGTATCAGCAAGTCCCCATGATGATGACGTTGATGAAACGTATGTATCGTTTCCATTGAGCGTAAACACATCTGGTGGAGTAGTATTTTTTGAGAATGATTCTGTTAAAGTTTCTCTTTGGAACGGCAAATCATGGGTGCCGTTGAGTAAAGACATACTGTGTTTGTCTTTGATTTTATCCGGCGACAACGAGATCTTACTgattatatataaagacTTCGAAAGAGAGAAGTGTAAACTGGTAGTGAATTTAGAGCCCACCTGGAAGTGTAACAGGTCTACGGCGCAAGACGTTCAACTTCGAATTCCTTCCTCTGATTTCAAAGCTAGTGTATGTGGAACACTCCATGATCTCACTCTGTCTGTACGCTGTACGCAAGCTGCTAAGTTGGTAAATGTGTTACAATATCAGTTACAAAATAGCCAGATATCATCCCTTTCACCCTCAACCACCACGGGAACTTTATCAACcatatcttcatcttcatgCTACAGCCGTAATGTAACCAGATCATCCACCGAAAATTCAGAACTGGCTAATATGAAAGACTCATCGGAAAGTATAAATTCTTCGCTTCTGTTATCTTCTATTAAAGTAAGGCAACATGTTAAAACCAAATCTAACATTTGGAAGCCGTCTCGGGTCGGCTTTACTGACATATTTTCTCAGGAATATAAAGGAGCTATAGTTGCAATAAAGTTCGTCATCTGTTCTGATGCTGAAGGAACATTGTATCCGAGGGAGTACAACTCCCGTCTCCACGACATAAAAAGGCTTGGGAGAACGGGGCTGTCATTCACAGACCAGAAGGAGGCATATTTACtagaattcaaaaatcaGGACGTTGTAGATCATGTTTATAAATTAATACTGCCTTTTAACGCATCTTGGCAGTCTTGCTAA
- the GEA1 gene encoding Arf family guanine nucleotide exchange factor GEA1 (Guanine nucleotide exchange factor for ADP ribosylation factors (ARFs)~similar to YJR031C) codes for MYDVAMETVLAVNPATMIVKECINLCSTMNKQSRDKSRTSVAALLGGGSDIFISQSDSFVDNFHNLSTSNHHDPLISGLVQLRLKINDLKALKALNALELLNPFLQIVNASSVSGYTTSLALDSLQKFFTLKIINKTFSDIQIAVRETVVALTHCRFEASKQISDDSVLLKVVTLLRDIITSSFGDYLSDTIIYDVLQTTLSLACNTQRSEVLRKTAEVTIARITVKLFTKLKLLDPPTKTEKYINDESYTDNNLKDVIIGTTASDKDLSRTDDDSAVADDCKNENQIEQVTREQENDEEKGEKAEEVESNYGITVIKDYLGLLLSLIMPENRMKHTTSAMILSLQLINTAIEISGDKFPLYPRLFSLISDPIFKSILFLIQSSTQHSLLQATLQLFTTLVVILGDYLPMQIELTLRRIFEILEDTTTSDDIPKKKPPAIKELIIEQLSILWIHSPAFFLQLFVNFDCNLDRSDLSIDFIKKIANFSLPAAAVNTSNNVPPICLEGVVSLIENIYNDLQKLEKAEFVKNQKEIDILKQRDRKTEFILCVETFNEKAKKGIQMLIEKGFIDSDSNRDVASFLFLNNGRLNKKTIGLLLCDPKKISLLKEFIDLFDFKGLRVDEAIRILLTKFRLPGESQQIERIVEAFSAKYSADLSNNKIEIEDKKTVNNDPESMTEDDVIHVQPDADSVFVLSYSIIMLNTDFHNPQVREHMSFDDYSNNLRGCYNGKDFPHWYLQKIYTSIKVKEIVMPEEHHGNERWFEDAWNNLISSTSVMTEMQRDFINPISRLALIDILQFEKAIFSNVRDIILKTLFNIFTVASSDQISLSILDTISKCTFINYYFSFDQSYNDTVLHLGEMTTLAQPGAKEGELDVDSIPLVEIFVEDTGSKISVSSQSIRLGQTFKGQLCTVLYFQIFREINDPSIISTKLWNQIVQIILKLYENLLMESNLAFFKNFHSLLKLPELPLPDPDISIRKAKMSRSLLSTFASYLKGDEEPSEEDIDFSIKAFECIKASRPFSSVFENSQLITPKLLETLLSSLVVKKTSENLLYFEQELLFLLEISIILISEEAPCKKEFGALIADRVVNISNSDGLSKETIARLSSYKMFLVPRFNNPRNILSDLVEHDFLIKNEIFNTKYYESDWGKQVLDDLFTYLSQVKYNEQVLKNVKFWNFLRMLMSTKDNQLAVYQFLEKYIQNGEIFLDDGNFMNILSLLDEMSCAGAVGTKWEQNCENSVEDGGETAEANPYRSVIDISSRSINITADLLSSVKRKNSALNKTEIIAAIQGLAHQCLNPCDELGMQALQALERLLLSRTSQLPPEEVAMDDLIEAGLLPIFELDEIQNVKMKRITDILSVLSKIFLHQLVEGVANNETFLRVLNVFNKYVDDPTVERQLQELIISKREIGKE; via the coding sequence ATGTACGACGTGGCGATGGAAACTGTTTTGGCCGTGAACCCGGCTACCATGATTGTCAAAGAGTGCATCAATCTTTGTTCTACCATGAACAAACAGTCTAGAGATAAATCACGAACAAGTGTAGCTGCATTGTTGGGTGGGGGCAGTGATATATTCATAAGTCAAAGTGATTCATTTGTTGACAACTTCCACAATTTATCTACTTCTAACCATCACGATCCTCTGATATCTGGCTTAGTGCAGCTGCGGCTAAAAATTAATGATTTGAAGGCTTTAAAAGCATTAAATGCTTTAGAACTTTTAAATCCATTTTTACAAATAGTCAATGCTAGTTCAGTATCTGGTTATACTACTTCTCTGGCTCTGGACTCGTTacagaaattttttactcTAAAAATCATAAACAAAACATTTAGTGATATTCAAATTGCCGTTAGGGAAACTGTTGTTGCGCTAACGCATTGTAGATTTGAAGCCTCAAAGCAAATTTCGGATGACTCCGTTTTATTAAAGGTTGTAACATTACTACGCGATATTATAACCTCTTCCTTTGGAGACTATCTTTCCGATACTATAATCTATGATGTTTTACAAACAACACTTTCGTTGGCATGTAATACACAGAGAAGCGAGGTTTTGAGGAAAACAGCTGAAGTTACAATTGCAAGGATAACCGTTAAACTATTCACAAAGTTGAAGTTACTAGATCCGCCAacaaaaacagaaaaatatataaacgATGAAAGCTACACTGACAATAATTTGAAGGATGTCATTATAGGTACCACTGCGTCTGATAAAGATTTGAGCCGTACTGATGATGACAGTGCTGTTGCAGATGATTGTAAAAATGAGAATCAAATTGAGCAGGTCACAAGAGAACaggaaaatgatgaagaaaagggtGAGAAAGCCGAAGAAGTTGAATCAAATTACGGAATAACAGTTATCAAGGACTATCTAGGATTATTGTTATCATTGATTATGCCAGAGAATAGAATGAAGCATACAACTTCGGCCATGATATTATCTTTACAGTTAATCAACACGGCCATTGAAATATCCGGAGACAAATTTCCTCTCTACCCTCGTCTATTCAGCTTGATTTCCGATCCAATTTTTAAAAGTATTTTATTCCTTATACAGAGCTCCACCCAGCATTCCCTTTTGCAGGCAACTTTGCAATTATTTACGACTTTGGTTGTGATATTAGGTGATTATTTGCCTATGCAGATTGAATTGACTTTGAGGaggatatttgaaattctAGAGGACACCACAACCTCCGATGACATCCCCAAGAAAAAGCCACCTGCAATCAAGGAATTAATTATTGAACAACTTTCCATATTGTGGATTCACTCTCCCGCTTTCTTTCTACAGCTATTTGTAAATTTCGATTGTAATTTGGACAGGTCAGATCTTTCGATTGactttataaaaaaaatagcaaatttttctttaccaGCTGCGGCAGTCAATACTTCTAATAATGTTCCTCCAATATGCCTTGAAGGTGTAGTTTCTCTTATTGAAAACATATACAATGATCTACagaaattggaaaaggcagaatttgtaaaaaatcagaaagaaattgacaTTTTAAAACAGAGAGATAGAAAGACTGAATTCATATTGTGTGTTGAAACATTTAATGAGAAGGCGAAGAAAGGCATTCAAATGttgattgaaaaaggaTTTATTGATTCAGATTCCAATAGAGACGTtgcttcatttttatttttgaataacgGACGTTTAAACAAGAAGACTATAGGTCTATTACTTTGTgatccaaaaaaaatttcattattaaaagaatttatAGATCTATTCGACTTCAAAGGTTTAAGGGTTGATGAAGCAATCAGAATTTTACTGACAAAATTTAGATTACCAGGGGAATCCCAACAAATTGAGAGAATTGTTGAAGCTTTTTCCGCAAAATATTCTGCAGATCTAagcaataataaaatagaaatagaGGATAAAAAAACGGTAAACAATGACCCGGAGTCAATGACAGAAGACGATGTCATTCATGTACAACCTGATGCGGACTCTGTATTTGTTTTAAGTTATTCGATAATCATGTTAAACACTGATTTCCATAACCCCCAGGTTAGGGAACATATGTCTTTTGACGACTATTCTAACAATTTACGAGGATGCTACAATGGAAAAGATTTTCCTCACTGGTACctgcaaaaaatttacacATCCATTAAAGTTAAGGAAATAGTAATGCCTGAAGAGCATCATGGAAATGAGAGATGGTTTGAAGATGCCTGGAATAACTTAATCTCATCAACATCAGTTATGACAGAGATGCAAAGAGATTTCATAAACCCTATTTCTCGGCTAGCACTAATTGACATTCTTCAGTTTGAGAAAGCAATTTTCTCAAATGTCAGAGATATTATCCTAAAGACATTATTCAATATATTTACAGTTGCCTCTAGTGATCAGATATCCTTAAGTATTTTGGACACCATTAGTAAGTGCACTTTTATCAACTAttacttttcctttgaCCAATCATATAATGATACTGTCCTTCATCTGGGAGAAATGACAACATTGGCACAACCCGGTGCAAAAGAAGGGGAGCTAGATGTTGATAGTATTCCATTGGTTGAGATATTCGTCGAAGACACTGGGTCAAAAATATCCGTTAGTAGCCAGAGTATAAGGCTTGGACAAACCTTCAAGGGTCAGTTATGTACTGtattatattttcaaatctttagAGAAATAAATGATCCTAGCATTATTTCTACTAAACTATGGAACCAGATCGTCCAaatcattttgaaattatACGAAAATCTATTGATGGAATCGAACTTggcttttttcaaaaattttcattcgCTCTTAAAACTTCCTGAATTACCATTACCGGATCCAGATATATCAATTCGCAAAGCAAAGATGAGCAGGAGCCTTCTGTCTACTTTCGCATCCTACCTGAAAGGCGATGAAGAGCcttcagaagaagatatcGATTTTTCCATCAAAGCGTTTGAGTGCATCAAGGCTAGCCGTCCTTTCAGTTCAGTCTTCGAAAATAGTCAACTCATAACTCCTAAGCTGCTTGAAACGCTCCTCTCTTCACTTGTGGTCAAAAAGACCAGTGAAAATTTGCTCTATTTCGAGCAAGaacttctctttttgtTAGAAATATCCATTATATTGATATCAGAGGAGGCGCCTtgtaaaaaagaatttggaGCACTAATTGCCGATCGTGTTGTTAATATCTCGAATTCGGATGGCCTTTCCAAGGAGACTATTGCAAGACTTAGCTCGTATAAAATGTTTTTAGTCCCCAGATTCAATAATCCACGGAACATTCTAAGTGATTTAGTAGAAcatgattttttgataaaaaatgaaatcttCAATACCAAATATTATGAAAGCGACTGGGGTAAGCAGGTATTAGATGATCTGTTTACATATCTCAGCCAGGTAAAATACAATGAGCAGGTTCTCAAAAAtgtaaaattttggaattttttaaGGATGTTAATGTCGACTAAAGACAACCAACTTGCGGTCTatcaatttttggaaaaatatattcaaaatggtgaaatttttctagATGATGGGAACTTTATGAACATATTAAGCTTGCTTGATGAGATGTCATGTGCAGGCGCCGTTGGTACAAAATGGGAACAAAATTGTGAAAATTCAGTCGAGGATGGGGGCGAAACAGCTGAAGCCAACCCATACCGTTCCGTTATTGATATATCTAGCCGTTCCATTAATATAACTGCAGACTTACTTTCGTCTGTTAAGCGGAAAAATTCTGCTCTCAACAAGACTGAAATTATAGCTGCTATCCAGGGTCTCGCTCATCAGTGTCTCAATCCTTGCGACGAACTAGGTATGCAAGCATTGCAAGCATTAGAGCGTCTTTTGTTATCTCGAACAAGTCAACTACCTCCAGAAGAAGTTGCGATGGATGATTTAATAGAGGCTGGATTATTACCGATTTTCGAGCTggatgaaattcaaaatgtCAAGATGAAACGAATTACTGACATTCTATCCGTACtttctaaaattttcttgcaCCAACTTGTGGAAGGTGTCGCAAACAATGAAACGTTTTTGAGGGTGCTGAACGTATTTAACAAGTATGTAGACGATCCCACGGTGGAAAGGCAGTTACAAGAGTTGattatttcaaaaagagaaatcGGGAAGGAGTAG
- the CPR7 gene encoding peptidylprolyl isomerase CPR7 (Peptidyl-prolyl cis-trans isomerase (cyclophilin)~similar to YJR032W), producing MTQDPQVYLDISIDNKPIGRIVCRLLRENAPKTTENFYRLCAGDVKSPLKDQQFLSYKGNGFHRVVKNFMIQAGDIVFGTQKDSSPSSIGKGGCSIYANKEEVKADNESFCYGNFEDENLGEFIEPFTLGMANLGSPNTNNSQFFITTYAAPHLNGKHSIFGQVIHGKSVVRTVENCSVDSDGVPKSDVRISNCGVWEKDMGVPLYNASNDQIGGDVYEEYPDDDTHFGEDDFAKALEAANIIKESGTLLFKKKDYLNAFFKYRKSLNYINEYMPEPDVDKERNDQFTDLKMKVYLNLSLVLFNLERYDDSIIYATYLLEMDSVSDRDQAKAYYRRGNSYLKKKRLDEALQDYKFCKEKNPDDKVIEQRIEYVGNLIEEKKEKTRKNISKFFS from the coding sequence ATGACTCAAGATCCGCAGGTATATTTGGATATTTCTATTGACAATAAACCAATTGGCCGTATTGTTTGCAGACTTCTTCGTGAGAACGCTCCGAAAACGACTGAGAATTTTTATAGGCTATGTGCAGGTGATGTTAAGAGTCCCTTGAAGGATCAACAGTTCCTGAGCTATAAGGGAAATGGCTTTCATAGGGTTGTTAAGAACTTTATGATTCAAGCAGGCGACATTGTCTTTGGGACGCAAAAGGATTCCTCTCCATCATCAATTGGAAAAGGTGGTTGTTCAATTTACGCTAATAAAGAAGAGGTGAAAGCCGATAATGAATCTTTCTGTTACGggaattttgaagatgaaaatttggGAGAGTTTATAGAACCCTTCACCTTAGGGATGGCAAATTTAGGTTCCCCAAATACGAACAATTCTCAGTTTTTCATTACCACATACGCTGCACCTCATTTGAATGGCAAACATTCTATTTTTGGACAGGTGATCCATGGAAAATCCGTGGTTCGCACTGTAGAAAACTGTAGTGTAGATTCTGATGGTGTTCCCAAGTCTGACGTTAGAATCAGCAACTGTGGAGTGTGGGAAAAAGACATGGGTGTCCCGCTTTACAACGCTTCTAATGACCAAATTGGAGGCGACGTATACGAAGAATATCCCGATGATGATACGCATTTTGGTGAGGATGATTTTGCTAAGGCTCTTGAAGCTGCCAATATAATCAAAGAATCTGGGACACTCTTATTTAAGAAGAAGGATTACTTGAAtgcctttttcaaatatagAAAATCTCTAAATTATATCAATGAATACATGCCTGAACCCGATGTagataaagaaaggaaCGACCAGTTTACCGACTTAAAGATGAAAGTTTATCTAAATTTGTCTTTGGTCCTCTTTAACCTGGAAAGATACGATGATTCAATCATATATGCTACGTATTTATTGGAGATGGACAGCGTTTCGGACAGAGATCAAGCAAAAGCTTACTACAGAAGAGGTAACAGCtacttaaaaaaaaagaggctGGATGAAGCTTTGCAGGATTACaaattttgtaaagaaaaaaatcccGATGACAAAGTTATAGAACAAAGGATAGAATATGTTGGTAATCTAatagaagagaagaaggagaagacaagaaagaatatttcaaagtttttctCCTAA